The Gossypium hirsutum isolate 1008001.06 chromosome A13, Gossypium_hirsutum_v2.1, whole genome shotgun sequence nucleotide sequence gttaaaatttggTGTGACtgatagaataataaaatatttacacgtAGTATGTCATTTATACCTCATTCCTATATATgatgaccaatttttaatagtaaaactaAATGAAATTTTTACCAAGCGAATCGATTTGCTCTCTGATATgatatataaagattaatttatctattttttgaataaaaaaataaaatgtaatccaACTCTTAATAAAAGAACATTTATAATACTTTTATCCCATATAACTTAGCCTATTATATTCTTTTAAATCTTCTAGTATAGCTAATCACAAATGATctcgtttaatttttaaaatcgagCCAAACTTAAGAAACTTAAGAGAAACATTAAACACTTTACTACTCGATTCGATACATatgtatcaaattaaatatattttttatcacCTATCCCAACACAAAATTCTAAAAGAAAAATGCCAAAGAATTTAAGCCTCCATGCCCAAAGTCGATGGTGGGGACAAATTACTAAAGATCTTCAAAAGAAAATGATGTAATAATAATACGTGTCTCAACTCTCATGCATGAACCATGGCTACATTGCAAATGAATGTTGACAAATTAATACGAACACACAAAACAACTTTAAATCTTTTCAGGTTTAACCCTCTAATTTCAGCCAAAAAAAAAATAgcactttatttccttttttaagtgttttttgtggtttgtaatttaaatatttttttgcgtataaattaatcaaatatatcaatgtaattattcacatataatttACCTATAAACCTTAAACACATTGTCATAATTACTAgactatattaaatttttttaatacccaattatgaaaatttataagatagtcacacaactatttaattttattttttttggtcactcaattattttagatttttgggTATtacttttttatgttaaaatcatAGTTTTGAGACTCATTTTATGTAAATTGTGTATAGATTTATTTTGATCTAAGATTGAATATGTTATGATTTTTAACCCGATCAAGTTGTATAATGATTAACTCTAGTTCTAGTGATTAAAGGTAGAGTGACTACTTCGTAACAGAacgataacgtaaatgactaaaacgtaatatttcaaaaataagtgactaaaatataatatgaggcagacaaaagtgactatttttataatttatccataaaattatataaaaatatttatttttcttgtaattaatttcattagtaatagtattaaacaaatattttatgagACTAACATAGAAGGAtttgattttattgaattttttaatattaaaattataaattatatttctaCTTTTATCAAAATTAGTATGTGATGTCCAAACAGGAAAATGTTGAGAAAAGTCAAACACTCAAAGACAGACAGAAATAAAAAGTGAAGGAAAATCTCAGCAAGCAAAGTTGACAAAAACAGATTGATGCGATTTGCACCCTACGATCAAAGTTGAAGTACCACACAGTATGACATAACAAGTTGCAGTGAAAGGATACAATTTTGCatgcagaatatatatatatatattagtggaAGCTTTCAGTATATATATTGTTTCACACTGCTTCACTCGAATACATTGCTAATTGCAGTCACATTCCCTACACAATTATACCAAACTAGTGCAGGTTCACACACTACTTTTCTCTGCTCACATCACTGTttcttttctcaaaaaaaaaaaaacgtaaAGCTAACGCTTTCTTCCATGTCCTTTTTGCCTTTTTCAATTTCATCTACCTACCTTGCATGCTTCAAATTCTTacacccttttttcttttctgtgtCTCTCCtttcaagtttttaaattttaacccaaatttctggttttttttttgaaagctcAGATTTTGATCTTTATTATAAGCCATGAAAGATAGAGGCAAAGCTGTGGAAGTATATAAcggttcatcatcatcatcagattTTGTTTGTAAGAAACACCCACAATTGTCTTCGAATGGGATATGTGCTTATTGTCTTAAAGATCGTTTAGTGAAATTGGTTTGTTCTGATTGCGGTGAACAACGATTGTCTTCATGTTCATGTTCTGAAATCTCTTCTAATCCTCGCACTTCATGTACTGGTGAAGTAGGCAGCGTTGGTCGTGTTTCGTTCTTAATAGAGAATGAAAGCAAAGACCAGCTTTTGAAGGGGAAAATCAATGGTGGTGGTGAAGATAAAGGTGAAGAtggtaatttttttcttaaaagaagTAACAGTAGCTGTGTTGAGATCAAAAGAAAAAATGGGTTATGGAGATTAGGGAGATTGTTtaggaaaaaaagagagaaatacaATGGTGGGAATGTTAAGAGTGTTGATTATAACAACGGGGTATCAAGGTCTAGATCGTTGTGTAGTTTTAGGGGTGGTAATGGTGGTGGGTTCTTTGGATCGGATGATGGGTCGATGAACTTTTCAGCGGCGAGGAGCTCTTCCATATCGGCGGCGAGAAGTTCGAGCGTGAACGGTGGTCTGTTGGGCATGGATCCCGACAGAAAAAGTGGGTTTAGTGAGCCTGAACCGAGGAAAAGTGGGTTCGACAGTGATAAAAGAGACAGTGCTTTCGTGGAATCCGATGTTGCTACTGATATCAAAGCACTGAGAAAAGCTGGTGGTGTGTTCTTGGACAATGAAACTGGTTTCAGTACAGCAAACAGGCGTGTGTTTTCACTTAAAGAAACCTATTTCACTGGTGGGGATGATTCAGCCTTCATTGACTTGAAATTTGAGTTTCCATCATATGATACCCTTGTTGAACCTGGTGGTTCAAAATCAGTCCAAAAGGGGTTTGCAAGTGATGGGGTTAGTATGTTTGGTGGTGGTGGTTCATGTAGGGTTAGTGTGGATGAAAGAGGGATTAAAAGGAGTAGGAAAAGTTTTAAAGGGTGGAAGTGGATTTTTAAGAATAATAATCCAGATTGGAGTGGTAACAGAAAGAAAGGTGGTGGTGATCTTATGGTTAAtcattgaataaaattttattcagtTTTAGGTTAATGTTTTTCTTCAATGTTTTGTTTCTCTTTGTTTGTGTCTTTcatgtgtattttttttaatatcctTTTTTCTGTTAATGTAGTTATGATGGTGATCAAGTAATGAAAAAGGGGGAATTTGGATCCATGTTTTGCCATTTGTGATAATGTTttcataaacatgttgagatgAATTGTTATGTAATGGCAAAATATTTGTATTGAAACGAATTATAGTTAAGGAGATGCAAAGAAATCTTCAAAATATCATCCATCAAACAGTTGTCTGAACCTCCAACAATGGAATGGTTGACGTTGTCTTCAAGTTGGGTCATGGTTTTGTCTCCAACTTTGTGGAGGACCTGAACTTGAGGCAAGGTTTGCAGAGCAAGAGAAACTCGTTAGATTTACACACTCGTTGGATTTACGCATGACCACCTACTAGGATACGTATGTGTTGCATGCATGCCTTGTAGAGTTTAAAACTCTAACCTATAGGATATAGGTAACCCTACTAAGCACACGACGCCCACATCCCTTGGTAAGCAAACCTATAAGATATAGGTAACCCTACTAGGCACACGACGCCCACATCCCTAGGTAAGCCCCTGATTCTCAATCGAGTCAAAACAAAACTCAGACCCGACCTGGgaaaaatattgataattattaGGGGTCTGATTGACTGCCTAATTGACAATATTTCAAAAACTTCTCTCCTCAACagttaatattttttgttaactCAAAATAGATGATCATATACAAACAAGACTTCGAGATTCGATTACCAAACAATGCCTTTCAAAATTCATtgcattgcttttttttttttttttcatttcctcaTTGTCAAGTTGTGAAAGTACCAAAGAACAAAAGCAAGAGTGAGCATCATCAGTTCCTGTTGATAGTTCTAATATGTACATATTACAGAGATTACAATTTTAAACAGAAGGTCCAGACCTTAGAACCGTTTCCAATTTCTCAGCCTTGATGTAATCTATTTCAGTGAGAGGTCCAGCAGGAAAAGGCGTAATTTCGACTGTAAGGTGAGGAGTCGGAAGCTCATCAAACAAAGCTCTAACATTGTTACAGCATACACTTTCACCATGAGCACTCTCCCTCCTTATCTGGCAACCCTGTAAACAAATACAATGGTTCTAATGAAGTAACGGAAAACTGGTACTACTAGATCTCTTGTTTCACACTTTTATATTACCTTGTGGGAGGTGGCATCAGTAAAATGATCATCGTCTGACAGAAGAGACGCCACTGCTTTAAGTAGTCGTCGGCCTTCAGATTTGGAAGGTACCCTGTAGTTCCTTTTAAGTGTACCTTTCGTGGTTGGATGCCATTTGCTGACCAGCTTTCTTTTGTCAGCTGCTTCCTTGTCTACAACCATAACAAAAGCTAATTATTCCTTGCAAGGAACGCAATGCATGGCATTGAATCTTGAGCTAGTTTAGCATTGTTGTTGAAAAAAGTTTGGTTAGAAAAAGTTAGGGCCAGAAAAATGCGGTTTAAAAAATTTTTAGTGTTTGGTATTGCTATGAAAGAAGTTTGCTAACGGAAATGCTAAACGAGGCCTTAAGAATGCCGTATTACACTTGGACTATATCCCAAAATTATCGTGCTCACTGACCGATTAATTAATGTTCGGTATTTCCTATGCAACATGGAAAGACATGAAAAGTAAATCCTATTCAGATTTAAACCAAACAATGCCCTTTATGTTGCTTCTCTCACCAACTATTAAGTTCATCCTTTCCGAGAATGTTCGTTGCTTAAAGTCCAGAGTGGAGTGGAGCTAAGCTATAAAAAACACAACTTAGGAGTCAACCATTTCATCCATGGAGTAGAGTAAAAGAACGACAAAGTTACGTGTTTAAACAAAAAATCTATGCAATAAAAACTCCCACAGACTTAGAGGTCCAATAGTTCCAAGCTGTATGATATTTAGAAGATTTGTTTCTTCCATCAAGAATTTACAAGTTGCAACATGAGACCATCAAAAAAGCATGGAATTGGAAGCCTCTTAAGAAATGCAAAgaaattctaatattttaaaataaaaaagcatCTATTAGCCGTAAACGATTCTCCAGTCAGCCACAAGAGGTTTAATATAATCCAACATATAATGGCTACAAGGCTTGTTTAGTTAGCTGTTTTAGCACAACAATAAACGTTCTGCAACTTCTCATTAGCAATGCACATTGAAACAACAAGACACCGATGCCAAATAAAGCCTTTTCCACAGGTTTGTAAACTAAATTGAAATGACTAACCCTCTCCTTTATCTTTATGTTTGATTgaccataaaaaaaaaagaaaaagaaactacaCCAAACAATAAGCATCTCCCGGGTTCATGGCGGTAAAAGTACCATCGAAGCCCCTATACTAGGGGTCAAATTgtattttgccccctctactatTAGTCTCTATACGTTAAATCAAAggacaaattagtcatttttattaaaaattccattcatttGTACTGGCTAAAATTGACGCAGCTAAGAGAATAACTACTAGAAAGTGACACATTGCCGCATGTACCTTATGTTGATGTACAAGCGACCAATTTTTTTCAGCAGAACTAGATGAAACCTTTTAGAGAAagatcagtttgctctttgatctaacgtaaaGAGATTGATATTCTCATTCTTTTGGTAGAGGGGGCAAAATGTGTAACTCCTAGTATAGGGGCTTCTATGATCCTTTTACCGGTTCATGGTTGCCTATCTCACAATGCCATCTCCACAATGTCATCTCTAGGGTTCAGAGTGACTTCTTTCTCTAAGACTGCGATGTATCTTAACACTAAGCATCTCTATAGCAACAAGGTGAGAAAGACTTGATGCATTGATGAACAAATGTGTTAACAATGCgttttattaattcaaatggttGATCAAACCCCATAGGTAACACTCCTAAGGTTAGAAGAGCTCAAGACTTCATTTTGAAGATATCAAATCTTGGGATGGGATTTTTATATCTTTCATTGAACTTACATATCTCAAAAAATGTGAAGGCAATCAAACAATTAACCCAAAATCTTATCAGTAAGTAGTGAAAGTAAGTGATGATTAATTAACCTGGTTTCCCTCGTATATTGTCCAACCACTTAGAGAAACCCAAATCACCAGATTCGCCAACACTATCACCATTCTCCTCCAACCCTAACCAATGAAACCAAAAAAGTTAAAATCACTAGTTTAAAAAACAACGAAAATTCAATcttgataaaaatatgtataaccTGAAACAAGTGGGTTAGCCTGAGATCCAGCTAACCCAGACTTCAAAAGAGCATAATAAATACAAAGCCGACCAGCCCAAAGCACTGGAGCTTCAATCATGGAAGCACGAATAGCAGTGGCATACTTTGGTGACAAATACAGCGACTTTTTATGGGAAAGGGATTTGGGAAGTAAAAAAgagggttttagtgggtttaagTTGGAATGGAATTTGCAGAGGGGTGTTGAAGGTGAAAGGAAGCTGCTTTGAACAAGAGAGAGTAACATTTCTCGATTTGGAATTTTTGGGGATTTCTGAAAGAGATgatttttttggtgaaattttgtaGCAGCTCTGGATCTTGAGTGAATCAATAGGAAGAAGAAGATGGGATTTGGGAATGGGAAGCAGACCCACAGCGAAATGGGGATGATATTGTGTGTTAATGTAGCTAATGGCAGAGCATTGGGTTTGCTATGGCCTTTCGCTTTCAGTGTAGTAGATATGTTTTGCAGTGACGGACAAAACAAACGGCATCCGACTACTGATCCAATGGTCATTAAAAAAGTTATGAACACCGATCCGATTTCACCAATTTTTTATTCCGATTTACGAGTCAATCGATCTTTTACCTTTCATCGATACCTCAACTATTTTCAGTTTAATTGATTTGGTTGTTTCATCCAATTCAATTAGGACAGCATTATTTAAatcttacatttttatttttgaataatttcattattagatattttttttgtattagtAACTATACTTATACCAAtcaaattaagatttaatcaataaatcttacattttaaaaataatgtaagATCTACAATGactttttttgtttgaatttcgaagaatattttgtgctattgctcttatattttgataaagtttgatattttgaaatatatagtTAATTTCAATATCACTACATTCTTAAATAATTTAAGATATCTCAAGAAATGttacttttaaattaattttactcTACGGGGAGCACACATTTAACTCTTTTATTAGAAACATATTAAATATGGAtacatgtataataataattttatagtttaaaAATGGATAGTTTTACTATCTATTATTATTAAGTAGAGTGTCGGTGAAAACAAAATTCACAAGTATAATTAAGGTGATGACAAGTGTctaattatttatcttttaaatttttaaatataactcAAAGAACATTTGTTATCATTTAAActctatttatgatttttttaatttattaacaatGTAACAAATAATGCTCGTTTTACCGATTGGGCCTTAGCTCAATTGGAATgtgtattgttgtcaatgcaggaagaTGTGAGTTTGCGTGCGCTAAAACACATTATCTTATGATATGATTAGAAtctataataagattatttaaaaaaaatactcttcttattaatatttaaaaattaagaccATTCGATTGTAAATTATCCAATACAAAATAAGTTAAGTTCTAAAGGACTAAAACTTAAAAGTCACTGAAAGATTTGCCTTAGATTTTGCAATTTATCAAATAGCTCTTATTTTGCTAGTGATTAAAAAGTGAAATTTCAATATTGTTCTATTTTAAGTTATCATTGGCCATAGAATAATTTAAGCTCTAAAAGACTAGAACAACTTAAAAGTTACTTGAAGTTGTACATCGCTACCTCATTCATCTTCGTTGCTGCCATGGGCAATCCCTTTCCAAGGCTTTTTTGTCGATGGGTGATGTGTTGCTCTTTCACGTTAGTATTCCTCCATGGCGACAGAGACGAGCTTCTATGGTGGATGGGTGGTAGCAGGGGCGATACTAAGAGGGGCTGGCAATGACTAAGGCTTtccctaaaatggaaaaaaaaacagTATTCcctctttatattttataaaattataaattaataaatgatcaaattgtacTTTAACCTTCTAAaatgatgacattttaatttaatcctttaaaaattataaatatataaactaactTAATTTCAACCCTCCAAAAATAGTTTCTGACTTCACCTCAAGGTGATAGCCATGACCTCTCCTTAGTGATTTTAGGCGGATGGCTTCAAAATTGCTTGTGTTGGGCAATATTACTGTTGTTGTTTGCTTTGTATTTTTTGTTGCTTAAGGTTTTTGTTAGAGGGTTATTGCAAAAGCTAGAGGTAATAATAGTTGATGGGGCTTTTCCTAACATCAAAGGTTGTTATATGGCCTATTGATGGGCTTTATTCAGATAATGTTGTCAATATGACAAATAAGTTCTAATAAAGACTCTATGGGAGACTCTCACCCTACATAGCATATTTGATTGCCATAAGTACATTGTGTCCAAACCACTCGATAGGTTCCAAATTCATCCGCTCCGAATGgggcttttttttttaagtagatGCGGATAATGCtttttaaattagattagtaGTGGAATTGGTCAAATTATTGATTCGTTGGTTCGATCGGTTCAACtgaattgataaaaaattaaaaaataaaaattttgattcaacGTGTTCGTTCTCCAATCCAACTAGTCCGAACGGGTTCATTCGATTCAATTCAAACAACACTGAATGTGACGAGGGACATGGTGAATTTTTTCATTTGGACAGTGAGAATGGAGTAGTTATGATAATTGTTTTGTTCGCCCCTCCTCA carries:
- the LOC121212645 gene encoding uncharacterized protein, with the protein product MKDRGKAVEVYNGSSSSSDFVCKKHPQLSSNGICAYCLKDRLVKLVCSDCGEQRLSSCSCSEISSNPRTSCTGEVGSVGRVSFLIENESKDQLLKGKINGGGEDKGEDGNFFLKRSNSSCVEIKRKNGLWRLGRLFRKKREKYNGGNVKSVDYNNGVSRSRSLCSFRGGNGGGFFGSDDGSMNFSAARSSSISAARSSSVNGGLLGMDPDRKSGFSEPEPRKSGFDSDKRDSAFVESDVATDIKALRKAGGVFLDNETGFSTANRRVFSLKETYFTGGDDSAFIDLKFEFPSYDTLVEPGGSKSVQKGFASDGVSMFGGGGSCRVSVDERGIKRSRKSFKGWKWIFKNNNPDWSGNRKKGGGDLMVNH
- the LOC107945474 gene encoding uncharacterized protein yields the protein MTIGSVVGCRLFCPSLQNISTTLKAKGHSKPNALPLATLTHNIIPISLWVCFPFPNPIFFFLLIHSRSRAATKFHQKNHLFQKSPKIPNREMLLSLVQSSFLSPSTPLCKFHSNLNPLKPSFLLPKSLSHKKSLYLSPKYATAIRASMIEAPVLWAGRLCIYYALLKSGLAGSQANPLVSGLEENGDSVGESGDLGFSKWLDNIRGKPDKEAADKRKLVSKWHPTTKGTLKRNYRVPSKSEGRRLLKAVASLLSDDDHFTDATSHKGCQIRRESAHGESVCCNNVRALFDELPTPHLTVEITPFPAGPLTEIDYIKAEKLETVLRSGPSV